One Microtus pennsylvanicus isolate mMicPen1 chromosome 3, mMicPen1.hap1, whole genome shotgun sequence DNA window includes the following coding sequences:
- the Als2cl gene encoding ALS2 C-terminal-like protein codes for MCSSEEADLLRLEEVFSTTLARTNSLILQPLLLADPEPSDPCGRECLRLLQQLHESTQRLWEVTEQSLHSLRQRLYHPPSMGLEALLLLKNADHVLQAHMEYIKSYTDCVVMQAFQKVSKRRSDYWRSQRKTLRQLLSWASSEGSMGTMLSQALSQPLTQHVQKYVLLLLSLRDTLDEHHPAQERVMHAVTLFGNLESFMRQAVDQAVTTQALWHSLSSRVRDVLCTPAHRLLQDSRDIPVVVTPLRAERVLLFDDALVLLQGHNSHTFDLKLVWVDPGQDKCVLRILTPEEEFSFCTRDPQGQVVWRWKVTHAVCQALRGKKDFPVLGSGPESAVPPDCRCVAYTFHREGRLYQATYEGDWCRAKPHGKGTLKWPDGRNHVGDFCQGLEHGFGICLVPQASEDKFDCYKCHWREGSMCGYGICEYGTDEVYKGYFQAGLRHGFGVLDSTPQASRPFRYTGHWERGQRSGYGVEDNNERGERYIGMWQADQHQGPGVVVTQAGVCYQGTFQGDKMAGPGILLCEDDSLYEGTFTRDLTLLGKGKVTFPNGFTLDGSFSGGTDKGLYTQGVLDTAALPPNPSSTRKRQLGLGAFPVESRWQGVYRPFQDFVRSGCPGELQEALLGFHVQSSRELREPQEYLCCDRSHPKDCAGSMEDILKELLQHREPQALQQYLRKALSNPRHPLGKLLRTLMLTFQATYSGIGANKHLQGMAQEEVKQHAQELWAAYRGLLKVALQRQGQTLQEEDVETRDLQVHGLLLPLILPSFYSELFTLYLLLHEREDGLYSQGIANLSLFPDTKLLEFLDVQKHLWPLKDLWLTSNQRYSLVRDKCFLSATECLQKIITTVDPREKLEVLEKTYGEIETTVSRVLGREYKLPMDDLLPLLIYVVSRARIQHLGAEIHLIRDMMDPIHTGGLHDFLLTALESCYEHIRKEDVRLHRLPGHWNSRELW; via the exons ATGTGTAGTTCTGAGGAGGCAGACCTGCTTCGGCTGGAGGAGGTCTTCTCAACTACCCTTGCCCGTACCAACAGTCTCATTCTCCAGCCATTGCTCTTAGCTG ACCCCGAACCCTCAGACCCCTGTGGCAGAGAGTGCCTTCGACTTCTGCAGCAGCTGCATGAAAGTACCCAGCGGTTATGGGAGGTGACGGAACAAAGCCTGCATTCGCTGCGGCAGAGGCTGTACCACCCACCCTCCATGGGTCTGGAGGCCCTGCTGTTGCTGAAGAATGCTGACCATGTCCTACAGGCCCACATGGA GTACATCAAGTCCTATACCGACTGTGTGGTGATGCAGGCCTTTCAGAAGGTTTCAAAGAGGAGGAG CGACTACTGGAGGAGCCAGCGGAAGACCCTGCGGCAGCTGCTGTCCTGGGCCAGCTCTGAGGGCTCGATGGGCACCATGCTGAGCCAGGCCCTCAGCCAGCCACTCACCCAGCACGTGCAGAAATATGTGCTCCTCCTACTGAGCCTCAGGGACACCCTTGACGAG CACCACCCAGCCCAGGAGAGGGTGATGCATGCAGTCACTCTGTTTGGGAACCTGGAGTCCTTCATGAGGCAGGCCGTGGACCAGGCTGTGACCACACAGGCCCTGTGGCATAGTCTCAGCAGCCGGGTGAGG GATGTGCTGTGTACCCCTGCCCACCGACTCCTACAGGACAGCCGGGACATCCCTGTGGTGGTCACCCCACTACGGGCTGAACGTGTGCTGCTCTTTGATGATGCCCTTGTTCTGCTACAG GGCCACAATAGCCACACTTTTGACCTGAAGTTGGTGTGGGTAGATCCTGGCCAAGACAA GTGTGTGCTTCGCATCCTCACACCCGAAGAAGAGTTCTCCTTTTGCACCAGAGACCCCCAGGGCCAG GTTGTCTGGCGGTGGAAAGTGACCCATGCTGTGTGCCAGGCCCTGCGTGGCAAGAAGGACTTCCCTGTGCTGGGGTCAGGCCCGGAGTCAGCTGTACCCCCTGACTGCCGCTGTGTGGCCTACACTTTCCACCGCGAGGGCCGGCTCTACCAGGCTACCTATGAGGGTGATTGGTGTCGGGCCAAGCCCCACGGCAA GGGAACCCTGAAGTGGCCAGATGGGCGGAACCACGTGGGGGATTTTTGCCAGGGCCTGGAGCATGG CTTTGGCATCTGCCTGGTGCCCCAGGCCTCTGAGGACAAGTTTGACTGTTACAAGTGCCACTGGAGGGAAGGCAGCATGTGTGGCTATGGCATCTGTGA GTACGGCACTGACGAGGTGTACAAGGGCTATTTTCAGGCTGGCCTTCGGCATGGATTTGGTGTCCTTGATAGTACCCCGCAGGCCTCCCGGCCCTTCAGGTACACGGGCCACTGGGAGAGAGGCCAGAGGAGTGGCTATGGCGTTGAGGACAACAACGAGAG GGGTGAGCGCTACATTGGCATGTGGCAGGCTGACCAGCATCAAGGCCCTGGGGTCGTGGTCACCCAGGCAGGCGTCTGCTATCAAGGCACATTCCAAGGGGACAAGATGGCC GGCCCAGGCATCCTGCTGTGTGAAGATGACTCTCTGTACGAGGGTACTTTCACCAGGGACCTGACGCTCCTAGGGAAG GGCAAGGTCACCTTCCCCAATGGTTTCACCTTGGATGGTTCCTTCAGCGGTGGGACAGATAAAGGACTGTACACACAGGGAGTGCTGGACACAGCCGCTCTCCCGCCCAACCCAAGCAGCACACGCAAGAG ACAGCTGGGGCTAGGTGCCTTCCCTGTGGAGAGCCGCTGGCAAGGAGTCTACAGACCCTTCCAGGACTTCGTGCGGTCAGGCTGTCCTGGGGAACTGCAGGAAGCCCTGCTGGGCTTCCACGTGCAGAGCTCCAGGGAGCTCCGTGAACCCCAGGAGTACCTGTGCTGTGACAG GAGCCACCCCAAGGACTGTGCGGGCAGCATGGAAGATATCCTGAAGGAGCTGCTGCAGCACCGCGAGCCCCAGGCCCTGCAGCAGTACCTCAGGAAG GCTCTGAGCAATCCCCGACACCCGCTGGGGAAGTTACTCCGTACCCTGATGCTGACCTTCCAGGCTACATATTCAGGCATAGGAGCCAACAAACACCTACAGGGGATGGCCCAGGAGGAGGTGAAGCAGCATGCCCAGGAGCTTTGGGCTGCCTACAG GGGTCTGCTGAAGGTTGCCTTACAGCGCCAGGGCCAGACCTTGCAGGAGGAGGACGTGGAGACAAG GGACTTGCAGGTGCATGGGCTGTTGCTGCCCCTCATCTTGCCCAGCTTCTACTCAGAACTCTTCACACTCTACCTGCTTCTTCATGAGAGAGAGGACGGCTTGTACAGCCAGGGTATCGCCAACCTCAGCCTGTTTCCCGACACAAAGCTGCTGGAGTTCCTGGATGTGCAGAA GCACCTGTGGCCCCTCAAGGACCTCTGGCTGACGAGCAATCAG AGATATTCTCTTGTCCGGGACAAGTGTTTCCTGTCAGCCACGGAGTGTCTGCAGAAGATCAT CACCACAGTGGACCCTCGCGAGAAGCTGGAGGTGCTGGAGAAGACCTATGGGGAAATTGAGACCACGGTGTCGCGGGTGCTGGGCCGGGAATACAAACTCCCCATGGatgacctcctgcctctgctcatcTATGTGGTGTCACGAGCCCG AATTCAGCATCTGGGAGCTGAGATCCACCTGATCCGTGACATGATGGACCCCATCCACACAGGGGGCCTCCATGACTTCCTGCTCACAGCCTTGGAG TCCTGTTACGAGCACATCCGGAAGGAAGACGTGAGGCTTCACCGCCTGCCTGGCCACTGGAACTCTAGGGAACTCTGGTGA